GATCCGTCGCTCAGGATCAGCGAGGTGCCGTCGGTGGCCAAGCCCCAGCCTTCCCCTTCGTACCGGAAGGTGCCGGTCCGCTGGAAGGTGGTGAGGTCGTAGATGAAGCCGGTGTTGTTCTGCCAGGTGAGCTGGAAGGCGCGGTTGCCGATCACGGCCAGCCCCTCGGCGAAGTACTCGCGGGGGATGTCGACGCGCTGCAGCACCTCGCCCGTCTCGAGCTTCACGCGCCGCAGCGACGACTCGCCGAAGCGGCCGGTGCTCTCCAGCAGCTCGCCGTTGCGGAAGACGAGCCCCTGCGTGAACGCCCTGGGGTCGTGCGGATAGCTGCGGACGATCTTGACCGGCTGCACCGGTGCGCCGGTCTCGGTGGCGGCGTTGGAGTCGTCGCCGCACGCGCCAAAGGTGGCGGCGGATGCCATCAGGGCACCGGCGATGAGGGTTCGTGATCGTTGCATCATGTT
This sequence is a window from Longimicrobium sp.. Protein-coding genes within it:
- a CDS encoding glutaminyl-peptide cyclotransferase, giving the protein MQRSRTLIAGALMASAATFGACGDDSNAATETGAPVQPVKIVRSYPHDPRAFTQGLVFRNGELLESTGRFGESSLRRVKLETGEVLQRVDIPREYFAEGLAVIGNRAFQLTWQNNTGFIYDLTTFQRTGTFRYEGEGWGLATDGTSLILSDGSSALRFIDPNSFQVSKTLEVKNGTEYVDQLNELEWVRGEIWANVWHKDWIARIDPRDGHVIGWLDVGDLLPEATAADPEAVPNGIAFDEATGRLFVTGKLWSRVFEVSAQELKAATTP